A segment of the Candidatus Andeanibacterium colombiense genome:
AATGGAAGGCGTGACCGAGATCGTGGTCGACAAGGACGTGGTCGACGGCCGCAAGGAGCCGGTTCGCGTGCTCGGGCCGGACAAGAAGGAAGAAGAGGCGGCTTAACGGCCGCCTCGTCCCTTCGTTGGGCGAGAAGCATTTTCTCTTCATCTGCAGTCAGAACCGCCTACGCAGCCCGACTGCGGAGCAGATTTTCGCGGATTGGCCCGGCGTAGAAGCGTTCTCGGCCGGAACCACCCACGACGCGGAGAACCCGCTGACCGATGAACTGGTGCAATGGGCCGACATCGTCGTCGTGATGGAACGGACCCACTGCAACAAGCTGCGACGCAAGCACCGCAAGGCGCTCGTGCAGACTCGCGTAATATGCCTCGATATTCCCGACGAGTATGAATTCATAGATCCGGGCCTGGTGCGCCTGCTCAAGGCCCGCATGCTGCGGCACCTTCCGGCGCATCCCCTCGCTGGCGATTAGCCGGCTGCCGCGTCCTTCCGCTCCACCAGCGCCATCAGCCGCCCGAACGCTTCCTCGGAATAAAGCTCCTTCGGACTGTAATACTCGTCGAACGCTGGCACGCCCTCGGGCAGCGTTACCCAAGGCATCCGGTATTTCGCGAACACCACTGCGGTCGGCGTGAACACCGAGGCATCGTCGAAGCTCCCGACGCGGACCCCGGCACCCAGCCGCCCCACGCGCGGGTAATAGCTGAACACCGCCGTCCCGCACTGCGCACAGCGGCAGATCGTGTGGTCGCCGCCGCCGCCGCCCTCTACGACATGCTCGGTCAGTTCTCCCTGCAGCACTTCGATCCGGTTGCTCTCGTAGAAGGCGTTGACCACGCCCGTCCCGCCGGTCTGGCGCTGGCACAGCGTGCAGTGGCAATTGTTGACGAAGATCGGCTCGCCCTGTGCGCGGAAGCGGAAAGCCCCGCAGGCGCAGCCGCCTTCACGCAGGCGGCCGTTCAGCACGGATCGCACTCCGCTCCGCCGGTTTCGATCTGCACCGTCGCGTGGTGGATACCGAAGCGGTGTTCGAGTTCGCCGGCGATATCGCGGAGGAATTTATCGCCGGGAAAGCCGGCAGGGCACACCAGATGCGCGGTAAAGGCATTCTCGGTCGTGCTCATCGGCCAGATATGCATGTCGTGGACTGCTGTCACGCCGGGTAGGGCGGCGAGCCACCCGCGCACCTCGCCCTCGTCGATCCCGTCGGGCACTGCATGGAGCCCCATCTTGATGCTGTCCTTGAGCAGGCCCCAGGTGCCCCAGGCAATCACCGCGACGATCACCAGGCCGGTGACGGGGTCGATCCACGGCAGGCCGGTGCGCACCACCAGCACGCCCGCGATCACCACCCCGACCGAGACCAGCGCGTCGGCCGCCATGTGCAGGAAGGCACCGCGGACGTTCAGATCGTCCTTGCGCCCGCGCATGAACAGCAGGGCGGTGGCGGTGTTGATCACCACTCCGATCGCGGCGATCGCGATCATCGTGTCGCCTTCGACCGGGGCCGGTTCGAACAGTCGCCGCAGGGTCTCGATCAGGATCGCGCCGAGCGCTACCAGCAGAAGCCCGGCGTTGACCAGCGCGGCCAGGATCGAGCTCGACTTGTAGCCATAGGTGTAGCGTGCCGAGGGCGGCCGGGCGGCCATGATGCTGGCCGCCCAGGCGATCATCAGGCTCAGCACGTCCGACAGATTGTGCCCGGCATCGGCTACCAGCGCCATCGAGCCCGAGATCAGCCCGTACGTCGCCTCGACCACCACGAAGCTGCTGTTGAGCACCACGCCGAAGAAGAACGCGCCATTGTAGCTGGCGGGGCCGTGGTGATGGCCGTGCCCGTGGGAATGCCCCTGCCCATGAGCATGGCCATGATCCCGCGCATGATCGTGATGGTGTTCCGCGCTCATGCGTCAGTCGTAAACGCAGGCGTCGAGCCCGTCGCGCCTTACCACGCCGATCCGGGCGGCGATGGTGTTGCCATAGCGGCGGGTGAAGCCCGATGGGGCGATCGCTGCGCGCTCCTTGGGCAGCGGGAGCACCGCGGCGATGCGGGCCGCCTCGACCGGGGTGAGGCGGGCAGCGGAATGCTTGTAATAGCGCTGCGCGCCTTCCTCGGCGCCATAGGTGCCGAGGCCGGTTTCGGCGACGTTGAGGTAGACCTCCATGATCCGTCGCTTGCCCCAGATGTTCTCGATCAGCAGGGTGAACCAGGCTTCGAAGCCTTTGCGGACATAGCCGCCGTTTTGCCACAGGAACACGTTCTTGGCGGTCTGCTGGCTGATCGTGGATCCGCCGCGGATGCGCCCTCCCTTGGCATTGCGCTGGATCGCCTTCTCGATCGCCGCGCGGTCGAAGCCGTTGTGGCTGCAGAATTTGCCATCCTCTGCCGCGATCGCCGCATCGACCATGTTGCGGTCGATGCTGGAGAGCGAGCGCCAGCTTTTGTCGATCCCGTTATCGTCGAGGATCATCGTCAGCGTCACCGGGGGGGGGATGAATTTGTACACCACCACCAGCCCCACGCTGAGCACGAGGAACCACACGAACGCCATCACGAAAAAGCGCATTACCCGTCCGACCATAGGGCAGGTTTAGCGAGCGGTTTGCGATGTGCAAATGCCCCGCGAACGACCTCGAAAAGAAAAGCGGGCCAAACAGAAAAAGGGGACGGTTTCCCGGCCCCCGATCCCGTTCGCGATTGCCCGGCCTCAGGCCGCGTGGGCGATCAGCTTCTCGCCGGCGATGCGCTGCATCGCCTTCTGGAGCTTCTCGAATGCGCGCACCTCGATCTGGCGGATGCGTTCGCGGCTGACGTCGTAGTGCTGGCTCAATTCCTCGAGCGTCTGCGGGTCGTCCACCAGCCGGCGTTCGGTGAGGATGTGCTTCTCGCGCTCATTCAGGCTGTCCATCGCTTCGGACAGCATCTCATGGCGCATCTGCGCTTCCTCGGCGTCGGCGACGGTTTCGTCTTGCAGCGGCTTGTCATCGACCAGCCAGTCCTGCCACTGGCCAGCGCCTTCCTCGTCGCTGCGCAGCGAGACGTTGAGCGACGCATCGCCGCCCATCATCATCCGCCGGTTCATGTTGATCACTTCCTGCTCGGGTACGCCGAGATCGGTCGCGATCTTCGCGACGTCGTCCGGATGCAGGTCGCTGTCCTCGTAGGCGTCGAGCTGGCGCTTCATCCGGCGCAGGTTGAAGAACAGTTTCTTCTGCGCGGCGGTGGTGCCGATCTTGACCAGGCTCCAGCTGCGCAGGATGAACTCCTGGATCGATGCCTTGATCCACCACATCGCATAGGTCGCGAGGCGGAAGCCGCGATCGGGCTCGAATTTCTTCACGCCCTGCATCAGCCCGACATTGCCTTCGGAGATGAGGTCGGAAATCGGCAGGCCGTAGCCGCGATAGCCATGCGCGATCTTCGCCACGAGCCGCAGATGGCTGGTGACGAGCTGCGCGGCAGCTTCAGGATCTTCATGTTCCGCATAGCGCTTCGCGAGCATGTATTCCTGCTCGGGCGTTAAAATCGGAAACTTCTTGATCTCGGATAAATAGCGATTGAGGCTCTGCTCCCCGCTCAGCGCGGGAACGGCGAGGGTCCTCGATTTGCCGTTGGATTGAGTAGTCACGTTTCCCTTTACCTTTCTTGTGTCGACCGAATTTTTTTGGACCCCTGCTGGGCATCCGGTGAAGCGCGGCCACTCGCTCCACACATGTCTATAACGGTTCTGCGCGCATTCTGCGCCGCATTT
Coding sequences within it:
- a CDS encoding GFA family protein, producing MLNGRLREGGCACGAFRFRAQGEPIFVNNCHCTLCQRQTGGTGVVNAFYESNRIEVLQGELTEHVVEGGGGGDHTICRCAQCGTAVFSYYPRVGRLGAGVRVGSFDDASVFTPTAVVFAKYRMPWVTLPEGVPAFDEYYSPKELYSEEAFGRLMALVERKDAAAG
- a CDS encoding low molecular weight protein tyrosine phosphatase family protein; translated protein: MGEKHFLFICSQNRLRSPTAEQIFADWPGVEAFSAGTTHDAENPLTDELVQWADIVVVMERTHCNKLRRKHRKALVQTRVICLDIPDEYEFIDPGLVRLLKARMLRHLPAHPLAGD
- the rpoH gene encoding RNA polymerase sigma factor RpoH; the protein is MTTQSNGKSRTLAVPALSGEQSLNRYLSEIKKFPILTPEQEYMLAKRYAEHEDPEAAAQLVTSHLRLVAKIAHGYRGYGLPISDLISEGNVGLMQGVKKFEPDRGFRLATYAMWWIKASIQEFILRSWSLVKIGTTAAQKKLFFNLRRMKRQLDAYEDSDLHPDDVAKIATDLGVPEQEVINMNRRMMMGGDASLNVSLRSDEEGAGQWQDWLVDDKPLQDETVADAEEAQMRHEMLSEAMDSLNEREKHILTERRLVDDPQTLEELSQHYDVSRERIRQIEVRAFEKLQKAMQRIAGEKLIAHAA
- the mtgA gene encoding monofunctional biosynthetic peptidoglycan transglycosylase codes for the protein MRFFVMAFVWFLVLSVGLVVVYKFIPPPVTLTMILDDNGIDKSWRSLSSIDRNMVDAAIAAEDGKFCSHNGFDRAAIEKAIQRNAKGGRIRGGSTISQQTAKNVFLWQNGGYVRKGFEAWFTLLIENIWGKRRIMEVYLNVAETGLGTYGAEEGAQRYYKHSAARLTPVEAARIAAVLPLPKERAAIAPSGFTRRYGNTIAARIGVVRRDGLDACVYD
- a CDS encoding cation diffusion facilitator family transporter, coding for MSAEHHHDHARDHGHAHGQGHSHGHGHHHGPASYNGAFFFGVVLNSSFVVVEATYGLISGSMALVADAGHNLSDVLSLMIAWAASIMAARPPSARYTYGYKSSSILAALVNAGLLLVALGAILIETLRRLFEPAPVEGDTMIAIAAIGVVINTATALLFMRGRKDDLNVRGAFLHMAADALVSVGVVIAGVLVVRTGLPWIDPVTGLVIVAVIAWGTWGLLKDSIKMGLHAVPDGIDEGEVRGWLAALPGVTAVHDMHIWPMSTTENAFTAHLVCPAGFPGDKFLRDIAGELEHRFGIHHATVQIETGGAECDPC